In Zingiber officinale cultivar Zhangliang chromosome 9B, Zo_v1.1, whole genome shotgun sequence, the genomic window ttttctagTTTCATTATAATTTCATGAAAGTAAAATATAAAGTGTGATGTGCAAAGAATCAAACTATACAAAAACTTTTGATAGaatgattattaaaaaaaataaaagaaagctATAATTCTTAGAAACGATACAACAAATGTGCAGTTGAATGCCAAACTTgcaaatttaaaataactatttaGTAACTGCATTAGAACTATGTgcatataaaaaaaacaaatatcaCAATACTTATTATGATTAAGATGCAAACTATCACTACTAATGATAAATAAAGTCATCAGAAATTCTTCTCACTAAATATCAAGTGTCACACGTTGCTAAACGAGAGTATCAATAATGAGTAATGATCATTATAATGATCACAGATCCTAACTATCCTAAACAAAGGTGTTAAGATGAACACCAAATGAGACACTGTAAATGGAATGAAGGTTGAGGAGTAGATTCATGTTGTTGACATGAACAAAGGGACAATAGAAGGGTGGGTAAGGCCAACAATAATCTCGTGCAATCATAGACGACAGAAGGGATGCTGAAAGAGATGATAAGGGGTAGATACAAACAAGGATCTCATGAGATCGTGGAAGAGAGAAGGGTTGCTCGATGGACGGCGAACATGGAAGGATGCAAAGTTGTAAACATGGAAGGAGAAGAAACACACAAGAGAGTGGTGGGTGATGAAACGAAGCAGTTGATCTTGTGCGATTATTGAATGGTGGAAGGTAAAAGAGAAAGTCAAAAGTCAAAAGAAGATGAGCAAGTCATGGCTACACAACTCTTCTAAATTTAGCTAGGTTATTCAACGTTCAACAACAATTAGATATAtaattgatatttgatagcatATAATTATTAAATCAttgttattaattaattatatgagatataatttagtttatatatatgcATTTTATAATAGCctttaatttgaattatatatataaaccTAAAAACATAATCTACCCAAAATTCAAAAAACTCTGGAATTTTTGGATTTGATTTGGCCCTTGCCTACTACTGCTTACGGCCTTAATACCTTACTTAAAACTATAATAGTCTTTAACCACTTAAGCTTATTGATCTAGCTATATTATCCTCGGAGATTGATATGTAGAAGGACTATTGTTTGATTAGTATGTAAATTAGCACAAATGGACATGTTAACTTTCCTACAACACCTATTTAGTGATGCGCCATTAACAGATATCACTGTCAACTTTATTATCTGCTAGGACCTCTTTTTGTTCTTTTGACAATTCTTTGTGCGATATGAATGCAGAATTTGTGCCACCTACTCTGATCGAGATGCTTCCAATGTCACCATGATGGTCCCATGAACTACTTTTGCTGCCAAATTAGCCGCTTTACGGTGTGCCTATGCAGTGCTTAAGACTTGAAGGGAGAAATTATTGCTTATGCACATTCTAATCCTCTTATATTGCCCACAGAAGTCATCATCAAGCTTTGTTTCACAGGAAAAGCAACTATCAAGCTTTGATTCACTTCGAATAATTATTGTTGGTTCAGTCATGATTCAATGCACCCCAACTGGATATCTATAGTTGCAATAGCTGTTTCTGTTCATCCATCCTGCAACATTTTGGTTAGAGAAGCAAGCCATATGAAGAATCCAGTCACGAAGATAAACAAGGTGATTGCTTGCCCGCAAAGCACATTGCTTAGTAATCACTCAAAAGCATGCCGTTGAGTCTTCAGGAGCATCTCCAAGCAGCCTGACCCCTCGAAAGCTCAAATGTTTATGTCCTATCTACAAGGTCTATTCGTAGATTCATGCATCTCAAACTAGTTTCTGAGCTCATTGAGGACATTTGCAACTATGAGGACCTACCACCTCAATCATTGACAGAATCTGTAGTGTCTAGAAATCACAATCAAATGTTATAAGCTCTTGGTGCTGCCTTTCTTCTACTATGGACATCTGCTAACAGTAAGTTGATACGGCCAGACTTGTGTGTTTTTGACATTGACGATTCCCCCAAGGATCGTGGGCCAATTGGTAGCTAGATGTCCCAATGAATGGAGAACTCATTAAGATAAGATTGACAATCTGTGGATTGCACATTAATGAACAAGTAATACCCAACTGAAATGTGAGTGATTATCTTAATCTATTTACGAACTGATACATCTTCATGTTTCTTttcaggtatatatatatataaatatatataaaattgaaaTGGGGGATTCAAATGGAGTTGGAAGACAGAGGAAACACGAGGCATGTGGGAATCAGGCATCCATCTGTTTCAAGGACAGCCCATGCCTGCATGAGGACATGGTGCCATTAAATCTATTGTCACCCTCCTCTCCCTCGACAGGGTCACGTCCTGCACCATGCAGCCATGCTCCACAACAAAATTTCTATCTATTAAAGAAACGCATCCCTTGAAGAAGAGATCAGCAAGGTATTTCTGATGGGAGATCTTCCAGTTATTTGGTCGCAAGCAACGGTTGGTCCTCTAACTTAAACACGAACCTGATCGAGAACACTCTCATGGTGGAATTAATCAATGCATGGATGCCAACATATGGGGCCGGGTTGGTGTCGATCTTATCTTTTTGGCTTCCAAAGTAACAGGACGAGCCATGTATGAACTGATTCCTACCGTCTATTACCTGTAGCCTCGACAAGCCTTGTCTTTGGCATCATTTGCTGCTCGCTGGCAATTTCCATGGCCGTGCTCCTGCCGTAGCTGACAACTTTACTCAGGACAAGCGAAAGCATGACATTTCTTGTTGGGTTAGATCCCTTTGACATCACTTATTAGAGTCAAGATTTAGCATCATTTGCTTGCTCCAACATTATAAAGAAATCAATCGATCATGGGTAGGATATTGTAGAATTTCACCCCTAATCAAATAAGATACATGTTATTCCTCGTGCTGAATTGTCGAAATAGATTAACACTTGGATATGCCTAAAATGTAAACATCACCCTACTAATGAGAATTTTGTTTGTTTAGAAGTCACACTTGATAGCACATTTTTAACACACTAAGATAAACTCGAAATATAGTAGTGAGGGACGCAAGGTTTACTCATTGAGGAGGACGAAGACTATAAGAGAGTAATAATGTTTGATAAATTCTTGTAATAATGTAAATAAGAACAAAATAATGTTATGGTTTGATCTATATCTATATACACCTTCATATCAAAAATAACTTGATTGATTCAATGACtcgaataaataatttttttttaaacacacaGATCATTTGAGTTGAAGGTTTTAGAATAGAGGAGTCCAATCACTACTTAAGATCTTTTAactcgagaagaagaaaaaaagaagtgTCCCTTAAACATATGCTCCTCAATCTCGAATATGACTAGTCGACGCCACTTAATCAGCTATCGACTTTTGGCGTGAAAGCGATGGTGAAAGCATCACCCATAATCTCAAAAAAACTAAGGTCAAAACAAACAATTGAATGCGCTGTGGAAATCGTTGGACTATTTGCATGGCCGCATGCTCGTCGGCAACTCAATAATTCATTCATTTGAATTACTAGTTGCTTTCAAACAAAAGACAAAGAGTCTCACTGGTTCAATCCTCATCCCACACACAATGGCCTGCTCTGCTAAGGTTAAAAGTATTGGAGAGTGAGCACCACTGCAAATTTCTTTTTCAGCTCTTACACAACTTTTGAACACAGTAGGAGAATCAAAGCCTCActccaatcaaattaaaatataCGCTCAGAGTCAAAGATGACAAATCTCTTCCTTTCCTCCACTCCCTCGTTGTCCTTCCATCCCTCTTCAATGTTTCAGTACGGATTTGTAGTTCTTCTTGTTGGTGTCCATGGCCTCCTCCCTCCGGAGTCCGGAACCCTGTCACTAAATAAGCACAGACAACGTTTATCGAGTGCATGGAAATGATAATAAGTACAAGGCCAATACACTTCTCTCTCACCAGTGTTGTGCAGGTACTCCATTAATTATTTACTGGAAGTGGCAATTGTTCAGAAACCCTACTTGATCGAGGAACCCTTGTCTCGGTGCACCCATTTGCAGTGGACTGCCATTGGCATCCTAAAAATAGATGTTGACCATTTTGTTTTTAGTTCTTGAGATGGAGTTTATATTCTGTGCACATATCAAACCTGAGAGAAGCTTGTGTGAGCTCCAGTCGCATGGCCCATCAGTTGGTAGTCGGTGAACGCTTCATTCGCATAAGCTTTGGCCTGAGGTTGAAGGGGATTACTTAGCTCCATACAAGGCTGCGGTTGCTGTACTATGCCTCTTATCAGTTTCTGAGAGTTTGATACATTTTTAAAACATTAGTTATGTCTGCCTCTGTATATGTGCAGCTAAACAAGAATGTGAGATTACCTGTTGTTGATCGATGCAATCAACAAGGTCCGCATTGAAGTCGTATAACACAGGACTCAAGGATGCAATCTTCATGGAGAGAAACTGAGGAACAAACTTAGAAGATTACTGCTGAACAAAAGAGGAACTCAAAATAGTTTGTTGGTTCATTGAATACCTCGACTTGGTTTTGCAGGGACTGCACATAGTTAATTATCTCATCCAGCATTAGTGCTTTTCCTGTTACCTTGTCACAGCCAGGAACAAGGCCTTGCAGCATCTTCATCCTTTCACTGATCTTCTCCCTTCTCACCTGGAACCATCAGACACAAGTATTTAGTAAAATAAATTGAGATATGCAGCTGGATTAGTTTTTgatattatttcagctcctcacCCTCTCCGCGAGACTGTGGCTATCTGTTGCTTGGCCTCTCTTTGCTCTCACATATCCATCTGAGTTTGAGCTCTGTTTCTTTTCCTCTGTTTTCTTTGCAACTCTCTTCTGCTTCTTGCTCTTGCCTTCCTTGGTAGATtcctacaataaaaaaaaaagtcctTCGATTATTCACCCACAAAAAGAGAGCATACAGCTTGACAAAATTCTCTAACCATGCATTGAGTTGACACAGTGCTCAAATTGGTCTCATCTGATCTGCTCTTTCTTTTGTTCTCCGTGGTAGCTGAGGCTTCTTGATTTGTAATCACAGAACAGACCAAGTAGCCATCAAATGAAGCCGCAGCGACATTTTCGTCAACAATGGCAGAGCTACTGGCGTCGTCAAGCGACGAGAAGAGGAAACTGGGGAAGCAAGAGGAGTCCAACAGGAAACCATTAGACAGaggttgtccttgacatgccatTAGACCAGAGGAACCGAAGGAGGAGATGAGCAGCgggtgtgtgtgtgtggcagtCTTTGGGTTCGGCTGGCTGGCTATAAATAGAGCTAGAAGCCGCGCATTGAGAGATGTATTCGCTACAATTAGTGCGTTAATTAATGAAAGGTCTGATGGGGGATTGATGGTAATGGGAAGGGATGCAGGAATGGCATAATGGAGCAGTTGACCCAACTCCAAACAAGAAAGGAATGGGGTATGGCAAAGGACTCGGAGTTCGCTTTCAAGCCTGTCTCGGATTTCGTCGCAGTACAAGGTGGGGGAGAGAGCTTGGTTAGGTGCTCAGGATGAAGAGAGAAAcacgtggcaaaaggcgaaaGTTTTCCTTCCCCGCCCTTCGAGTCCATCCCAAAATCAATACCAAAAAAGTAAATCATGATGGCTGAAGAAACGAGTGGATGAAAGATGAGTTACACAGGTCCGTCATCCTCAAAATTCAACCccttaatcttaattttaatctCAAGTGGTAAATCACCTCCGTGGGgcggatgaagagagagaaacgagagagagagagacgtcTCTGTTGGAGACGACAACGCGGGGCTTCGTGGTCGGGTGCCGACGTCGTTCTCGGCGCAGTTCAACATGACCCACACTTGGGTTAGGATTCGAGATTTCACATTTAACCGATCGGACCAGACCGACTGAATGAATCAAATGAATTTGGAACCAGACTTAGTGACGATAACAGTCTTACATAAACCACCTGCACAGTTGATAGGGACAATTCCAATCCATTAACGTTCTCATGTATCAAAATATTGGTAGAACCCTGTTGATTTTGAATTGGTGAATCATATGGTTCAACCGGGCTCACTCTACTTTATTTGTCTGGTCAATTGATTGAATCGCattattatttaaaaagaatGTATTTTAATCATTTAAGAAGAATACATTTTTAATAATCTACTTAccatcaaatttaaaaataaaaaaatgtcgcTTACTGGTTTcagcatttttttaaaatagaaaaaatgtaagATATATGCGAGGTTATTTTAAATTGCACAAAATTATCCAGAGgtttagaaataaatttaaaagctttaaaagacaataaataaataaattatttagcaTGATATCAATTTTGTCTATTAATTTTAGGAAAGATACATTCagcttaataaaattttttaatcaatcattaggataaattaagaagttcacaatgacaatcaatgattcccattcccattccccattCCAATTTCCCTAaatcaaacgccccctaaataatattatttaatatttttaaattaatcatccattaaaaaaaattcatcattAATTTAGTGAAACTAAAGCCTGAAGAAGACCCTGTACCATCATTATCCTGAGAAGATATCCAGGAAGATAAtagtatttaaatttaaaaaataatactattttCTTTCATCTTGTCAATTCTTACCATTACCATTCTAACATATCTACCATTTTCATATATTCTGAATTTAtttctcaaatttattttatgTATGTTATTGTTGTACGATATTTTAGATATCCATTTGATTACTTTATATTACATTtacaaaacaatatcattttttTCATCCAATAAAAATGATCTTACATGTAACTAATAGATTTgatatgattaatttttttttttttttagtaatctAGATATTAACGCTTGCGGTCCAATTAATGCTGACGCTTGCGGTCCAATTAATGCTGGATGTGGATCAAATAAATCCGATAGTACAAGTGGACTACAAAATTCACATTACGCTACTTTTATcaatttgaaaatctaaaaataaaatatgataacaatgaacgtaaaaaaaaaaaagaaagaattttttGGTTTGTAAACATCATCAAGTTCAGAAATCAGAATTAGTTCGTGGCTCCTGTTCAAAGACAACAGCTCAAATTAAGGACGGAAACGCGGGTGGCGAACATACGAAGCTCGTAGCTCCGGTAACTGAAGAAGCTCTTTCAATTGTGGAATGCAGACGGAGGAAGCAACGCCGATCCTCTTCTAACTCAGATTCAGGCTCACCTTCTGCGCGTAGTGTCCGCACTAGAAGATGGGGAAGCCGAGGAAGGCGACTCAGATAGAATTCTCCGACATGTTGCGATTGATTGGGTAAGGACGTGCCGTCGGCTATTATGTTTGGCTCCTGGTCAATGATTCTGCCGACATCGAACAGGGACTTGGTTAATATGATTGATGCGATGAATAGGCTTAGCGAATCATGTGTTCGTTGAGATTTTGTTGGTCGTTTTCATGGACTAGGTGAGTTCCTCATAGGGCTGTTCAGGCTGCTTGACAGCGAAAGCCCTGTTGATCTACTTCGAGGTCACTTGAGAGAACCCGTCCAATGCTCTACCTCGAGCTCATTGGATGTGCCTGCTTTAATGGAGGTTTTATTATTAATGTGACCATCTTGCAGGGCGAGGGCAAGAAGCTTAATTATGCAGGAGGAAGGTGACATGCAAAAACAAAGAAGGATGGGTCTGTGCAAACAGGGGTAGATGGATATGATGGATCAACTATAGCAGAAAGACAGGTGGTTGAGGAAGATGTTGAGAAGGATTTTGTGCCAGAGCCTTTGGGAGCTATGAAGAAAATGATAGGCGATGATTGTATCCAGAGTATTCTATTGTCTGACTCAGTCAGTGAAGCATTGGGCTCCATGTCTCACACTGTCAGATTTTAACTGGTAGGCGAGTTCCAATTCAAAAAACTGGTGCTAAGGCTACCTTCCCGAATTCAAGAGGTAGGGTGCATGGCAACTGATCATTCAATGAGCGAATGCGCTCTCAGAAAGCTTGAAGACAGTACGTCGATCGGGCTAACCAACTTCTCTATCTTGGTTGCATGTTATAATGGTGTCCAGCTAAATCAAAGGTTATTCATGTTCGAGAATGAATGATGGTTCGGAAGTTGTGGAGGAGAGTTTGGGATGTTAATTCTGCTGCATTAAACTGGACTAGGAAGGTTAAGAGCAAGCCTGACAGAAGGCATGCATCAAAATATAGCGCTCATTGCTACAACAGTTGCTCTGCGCGCAATATTGAAATGGAGTGAGGGCCGCCTTAAATAATCTATATTAAGTCAAGCTAGAGATCTATCTGATGAAGAAAAACACAACTTATTTTCACAAAGTAGCTCAATGAAAATCCTGAAGATGAAAACGGCATTGTTTCTGCGGTTAAGACATTAATGATTAGACAATTCACTTCCTTTTTCTAGTTGAAGTGGTGGATAATTGATATCGTATAATCCTTAAATGTATAGTTGTCAtcgaataataaaaaaaatatcgaaTCTATAAGAACAATAAATAAGAATTGATTAATGGTAATAATGAATAATAATCTCGAATTGATTTCAATCCATcaagatttattatatttattactgTAAGAAAGATCGACATagtaataaaagaaaatatttttaaatttattatattcattGTTACGTGATATGGTATATTGTGGGTGATCTCGAAAGTAGTGTGGGGTCGATAGTCAAAATGatatgacagtcaaagtcaagggaagGTGACAGTTAAAGTTAAGGGGAGATGACAGTCAAGTTTAAGGTGAAGTGACAGTCAAAATCAAGGAGGTAGTTAGGGTGTACGTAGCCGAACGAACCACCTCCAATAAGCTTATGGGGTTCAACTcttcacttctcatgggcaagaCTCCCAGTATAAATCCGGGTGACCCTAGAGCCCATCAGACATACAAAACTCAACTCCCCACTTCTCACAGGCAAGACTTCCAGCATAAATTCGGACGGCCCGAGAGCCGGTCGAATATACGGGGCTCAGCTTCCCACTTCTTATGGAAAAATCTCTCAGCATACAGCCGGCCGGGCCCTAGAGCCTGCTGAACATAAGGGGCTCAGCTCCTCACTTCTCTTGTGCAAAATCTCAGCATATAGTCAGTTGGGCCCTAGAACCGATCGAACATATTGGGCTTAtctccccacttctcatgtgcACACCTCTCAGCATACATCCAGTCGGACCCAAAGCCGGTCAGACCTTCCCGACCAAACTACTAGGGAGTATGGAATATAAGCGTGAGGGCAGACTTGCTTATAACCCTACCGAACGACTCAGGAGTCTGGAATATAAGCGCTagggcagactcacttataaccgAGCCGAACGACTCCGGAGTCTAGAATATAAGCGCGAGGACAGACTCACTTATAATACGGCCGAACACCTAGAAAGTCTGAAATATAAGCATGAGGGCAGACTTACTTATAACCTGACCGAAcggctcgagagtctggaatataagCACGAGGACAAGtttgcttataactcgatcgaacgGCTCGGGAGTCTGGAATATAAGCGTGAGGGTagactcgcttataacccgaTCGAATGACTCGAGAGTCTGTAATATAAGTGCGAGAGCAGGCTTGCTTATAACCTAGATGAACGACTTAGGAGTTTGGGACatggcgtgagagcatactcgcATATAATCAAGTCAAACAACTCAAGAGTCTATAATatggtgtgagagcatgctcgcttgtAACCCCACCGAATGACTCAGGAGTCTGGAATATGACACaaaagcatgctcgcttataacctggcTGACCGACTTGAGAGTCTAGGACATGGTGTgaaagcatgttcacttataacctGGTCGAAGTCTTAGGAGTCTGGACTATGACGCGatagcatgctcgcttataatctggccgaacggctcgggtgTCTAGGACATGGCGgcagagcatgctcgcttataacccgactGCATGACTCGGGAGTCTGGAATATGAtgcgagagcatactcacttataacctgATCGACCAGCTCGGGACTCTGTGATATGGTGCGatagcatgttcacttataacttgactGACTAGCTTAGGAGTCTGAGACATGAtgcgagagcatgcttgcttataacttggccaaatAGCTCGGGAGTCTAGAATATGGTGCGAGAGAATGCTCGTTTATAACCCGGCCGAATGGCTTAGGAGTatagtgttggtgcaagttgcaccagaatcaaacctaagttttgatgttgtcaaaggttcaagttaagtcttgttatgatctaacaagttgactgagtgtgcaggatgtttactcaaccgggaaagacctagttggaggctaggcaggagaaatcttagtagatcgtggaacccaggtgcaagtccaagaaggtcgaggggacccgaagcttggcagtgtgattgagaggtctggaggactgaagatcaagagaaaagtcctggggagccgatcaaggctgagtgaaaagtccaaactagatctggaggatcaaagtttggcaggtaggttgaggtaaacaaactggaggagtgacagtgaggtcgggttcccgaagggaacaaccttaggtcgctgatccaattgaagaaaccggaaaggtttccaagttgagatcaagatagttttactgtctttcatattactcatgcatttttattactgtgctaatctcgATTTTACAGGGTGTTTTgcttaacactgttttgcagattctgttcgatcggtcgaccgaaccacttgatcggtcaaccgaaccaggcAAATTCAGTTCAGTATTCAGATCAAACCTGAACAGAGTCCGAGCccaatcaaagcttgatcggtcgaccgaacagtaagatcggtcgaccgaacattgatGACTCAGCTCAGCTAGTTCATCAGCaacgatcagcagcaaaggaaaagaagccgatcgatcgaccaaacgcagggatcagtcgaccgatccaatcaacattaatggtGCAATAAATAAAGATCTTGGCAGATTGCaacgaacaaggaaaaagcttgttcggttgaccgaaagacatgatcggtcgaccgaaccattaaagatcagttaatgtcaGAGATCGAGCCATCGTCAGActctagccaggaaggaaggaaggagcgggttcggtcgaccgaacagtgggatcggtcgaccgaacgcccaaGGCCTATAAAATGGGGCTCGAAGTGTGAGGCCAAAATAACTTTCTGATCGACTCAAATTCTTTTCTACAAGCAACATGCATTACAAATCTTCATCAGTTCAGCAAGCTCACACCG contains:
- the LOC122024299 gene encoding transcription factor bHLH137-like produces the protein MACQGQPLSNGFLLDSSCFPSFLFSSLDDASSSAIVDENVAAASFDGYLVCSVITNQEASATTENKRKSRSDETNLSTVSTQCMESTKEGKSKKQKRVAKKTEEKKQSSNSDGYVRAKRGQATDSHSLAERVRREKISERMKMLQGLVPGCDKVTGKALMLDEIINYVQSLQNQVEFLSMKIASLSPVLYDFNADLVDCIDQQQKLIRGIVQQPQPCMELSNPLQPQAKAYANEAFTDYQLMGHATGAHTSFSQDANGSPLQMGAPRQGFLDQVGFLNNCHFQ